The sequence ATGTCGAGCAGACCCCGGCGGCAGTGCAGGTGCCGGTGGTGGCAGCGGTATACGAACCCAACCCCACCCCGACCCTCAGCATCAATCCGCAGCCGTATGCGAGCGACATGGACAGCAACCCCCGCGTGACGCTGGAGGGGCTGGGCCTGACGACGCGTGTGCTTCACTCGCTGAAGGAAGAGGGCATCGACAGCGTGGACGCGCTGTGCGCCCTGTCTGACCGCGATCTGAAGAAGGTGCCCGGTATCGGTGAGCGCAGCCTCGACGAGATCAAGCAGCAGCTCGCCCAGTTCGGGCTGGCTCTGAAAGACTAATTCACTCCGCCCTGTCGCACACGACTGGGCGGTTGTACTGGGCAGAAACCGCCCGCCCTGCGAGGCGAAGCCTGACCCGAAAGGAGATACACCATGCGTCACGGACGTTCCGGTCGCAAACTTAACCGCAACAGCAGCTCGCGCGAAGCGCTGGCCCGTACTCAGGCCACTGCTCTGCTGCGCGAAGGCCGCATTCAGACCACCCTCACCAAGGCGAAGGAACTGCGTCCCTACGTCGAAAAGATCATCACGACGGCCAAGGGCGGCGACCTGCACAGCCGCCGTATCTGCGCCCGTGATATTCAGGACAACAGTGTGCTTCAGAAGCTGTTTTCCGAGATCGCGCCCAAGTACGAAGGGCGTCCCGGCGGCTACACCCGTATCCTGAAAGTCGGCGTGCGTCGCGGTGACGCCGTGACGATGGCCCTGATCGAACTGGTGTAAACCCAAGAACAATGAGCGGCGCTTCCCGGCAAGTCTGGGGAGCGCCGCTCGTTGTTGCTACTTCACCACAGCCGTGACCACCAGTGGCACCGCGTCTGGCCCTTCGAAGCCGGGTGAATACACCCGCAGAATGATGGCAACGCTGTTTTTGTACTGATAGCCGGTTTCCAGGCGGTAGCCGCTGGCGCAGGCACGAGAAGCGGGAAGGCGGCGGTCGTGTTGCAGC is a genomic window of Deinococcus ruber containing:
- the rplQ gene encoding 50S ribosomal protein L17 yields the protein MRHGRSGRKLNRNSSSREALARTQATALLREGRIQTTLTKAKELRPYVEKIITTAKGGDLHSRRICARDIQDNSVLQKLFSEIAPKYEGRPGGYTRILKVGVRRGDAVTMALIELV